A portion of the Pseudomonas synxantha BG33R genome contains these proteins:
- a CDS encoding CvpA family protein, producing the protein MPFTWVDWAIVAIVAISALISLSRGFVKEALSLLTWIIAGVVAWMFGGSLSVYLAGYIETPSARVIAGCAIMFIATLLVGAMVNYLIGELIRVTGLSGTDRFLGMAFGAARGALLVVVAVGLLSLGPVQQDSWWQESVLVPKFLLVADWSKNLILGWSSQWLASGISVPADLPFKEHLLPAQTPQ; encoded by the coding sequence GTGCCATTTACCTGGGTTGATTGGGCGATCGTTGCAATCGTCGCCATCTCCGCTTTGATCAGTCTGAGCCGCGGCTTTGTAAAAGAAGCACTGTCGTTGCTGACCTGGATCATCGCAGGAGTCGTAGCCTGGATGTTCGGTGGTTCACTGTCGGTCTACCTGGCCGGGTACATAGAGACACCTTCGGCTCGCGTCATCGCGGGCTGCGCCATCATGTTCATCGCCACGCTGCTGGTGGGGGCAATGGTCAATTATCTTATTGGCGAGTTGATACGTGTCACCGGCCTCTCCGGGACCGATCGATTTCTCGGCATGGCCTTCGGTGCCGCGCGTGGCGCGTTGCTGGTGGTTGTGGCGGTCGGGCTGTTGAGCCTGGGGCCGGTACAGCAGGATTCGTGGTGGCAGGAGTCGGTACTCGTGCCAAAATTTCTATTGGTTGCAGATTGGTCCAAGAACCTCATATTGGGGTGGAGCAGTCAGTGGCTGGCCAGCGGAATCAGCGTACCCGCTGATCTTCCGTTCAAGGAACACCTCTTGCCGGCGCAAACGCCTCAGTAA
- the folC gene encoding bifunctional tetrahydrofolate synthase/dihydrofolate synthase, giving the protein MTQRTLGEWLAYLEQLHPSAIDMGLERSQQVAARLGLGQPAPRVITVTGTNGKGSTCAFVAALLQAQGLKVGVYSSPHLLRYNERVQLNGVEATDEQLCAAFAALDAGRGDISLTYFEMGTLAAFWLFERAQLDVVVLEVGLGGRLDTVNVVDADLALVTSIGVDHADYLGNTRESVSYEKAGIFRQGRPALCGDLDPPQPLLDKVRELDCPFYLRGREFNLDIGATHWQWRGRDARGKVVELLDLPLLNLPMENAALALQAYLLLDLPWDAEQIGATLRATKVVGRLDRRVLDWQGKRLNLLLDVGHNPHAAHYLAQRLARTPPAGRRLAVFGLLADKDLEGVVAPLLGSVQSWAVAPLDTPRSRPAAELQTALQNLGAPVTSYASIIAALEAQCAVATAEDEILLFGSFYCVAEALEWLARRSTEEAAHGITG; this is encoded by the coding sequence ATGACCCAACGTACCCTGGGCGAATGGCTCGCCTACCTTGAGCAGTTGCATCCGTCCGCCATCGACATGGGCCTGGAGCGCTCGCAACAGGTAGCGGCCCGCCTCGGGTTGGGCCAGCCGGCACCGCGTGTGATCACGGTGACCGGCACCAATGGCAAGGGCTCCACCTGTGCCTTTGTCGCGGCGCTGTTGCAGGCCCAGGGCCTGAAGGTCGGCGTGTACAGCTCGCCGCACCTGCTGCGCTACAACGAGCGGGTACAGCTCAATGGCGTCGAAGCCACGGACGAGCAGTTGTGCGCAGCCTTCGCTGCCCTGGATGCCGGGCGTGGCGATATTTCCCTGACCTATTTCGAGATGGGCACCCTGGCGGCGTTCTGGCTGTTCGAGCGTGCGCAACTGGATGTGGTCGTACTGGAAGTCGGCCTCGGCGGGCGCCTGGATACGGTCAATGTGGTGGATGCCGACCTGGCGCTGGTCACCAGCATCGGGGTTGATCATGCCGACTACCTGGGCAATACCCGCGAGTCAGTGTCCTATGAAAAGGCCGGGATTTTCCGCCAGGGCAGGCCGGCGCTGTGTGGCGACCTGGATCCGCCGCAACCTTTGCTGGACAAGGTGCGCGAGCTGGATTGCCCGTTCTACCTGCGCGGTCGTGAATTCAATCTCGACATCGGTGCGACCCATTGGCAATGGCGCGGGCGTGATGCCCGTGGCAAGGTGGTCGAGCTGCTTGATTTGCCGCTGCTGAACCTGCCGATGGAAAACGCTGCACTCGCGCTGCAAGCCTATTTGCTGCTGGATCTGCCGTGGGATGCCGAGCAGATCGGCGCAACCCTGCGGGCGACGAAAGTGGTGGGGCGCCTGGATCGTCGGGTGCTCGACTGGCAAGGCAAGCGCCTGAACCTGTTGTTGGATGTGGGTCACAATCCCCATGCGGCTCACTATTTGGCGCAGCGCCTGGCGCGCACGCCACCGGCCGGCCGTCGCCTGGCGGTGTTCGGGCTGTTGGCCGACAAGGATCTGGAAGGCGTGGTTGCGCCGTTGCTTGGCAGTGTTCAGTCTTGGGCTGTTGCGCCGCTGGATACACCGCGTAGCCGGCCGGCGGCTGAGCTGCAAACCGCCTTGCAGAACCTTGGCGCGCCCGTGACGTCGTATGCAAGCATCATTGCCGCCCTGGAGGCGCAGTGTGCGGTGGCTACGGCCGAGGACGAGATCCTGTTGTTCGGATCATTTTATTGTGTTGCCGAGGCGCTCGAATGGCTGGCCCGGCGCTCCACGGAGGAAGCTGCACATGGCATTACTGGATAG
- a CDS encoding SPOR domain-containing protein, translated as MALLDSAYKQRMVGALVLVALAVIFLPMLFSRQDEQRQVVVEAPAAPQAPVVPQVQVEPVVVPEPQALPEEPVPVEEEVATQQAPSMPVQPSVPVVKPAPAPAVAAKPPAPAPTPKPVAPQPAAPGKPDVGQSRIDPNGLPISWSIQLASLANRESADALQKKLRAQGYNAYIRSADGKNRVFVGPLIERAEADRLRDLLGRQQNLNGFVVRFQPERG; from the coding sequence ATGGCATTACTGGATAGCGCATACAAGCAGCGAATGGTTGGAGCCCTGGTGTTGGTGGCGTTGGCAGTCATCTTCCTGCCGATGCTGTTTTCCCGTCAGGACGAGCAGCGCCAGGTGGTGGTTGAAGCACCCGCTGCGCCCCAGGCGCCGGTGGTGCCCCAGGTTCAGGTCGAGCCGGTGGTGGTGCCCGAGCCTCAGGCGTTGCCGGAAGAACCTGTACCTGTCGAGGAGGAGGTCGCTACGCAACAGGCTCCTTCGATGCCGGTGCAGCCAAGTGTGCCGGTGGTCAAGCCAGCGCCGGCACCCGCTGTCGCTGCCAAACCGCCGGCACCGGCGCCAACGCCCAAGCCTGTGGCGCCGCAGCCTGCTGCGCCGGGTAAACCGGATGTGGGCCAGAGCCGCATTGATCCCAATGGCCTGCCGATCAGTTGGTCGATCCAGCTCGCCAGCCTGGCCAATCGCGAAAGTGCCGACGCCTTGCAGAAAAAGCTGCGTGCCCAGGGTTATAACGCCTATATCCGCAGTGCCGATGGCAAGAATCGGGTGTTTGTCGGGCCGCTGATCGAGCGCGCCGAGGCGGATCGCCTGCGCGATTTGCTGGGCCGCCAGCAGAACCTCAATGGGTTTGTGGTGCGTTTCCAGCCCGAGCGCGGCTGA
- a CDS encoding O-succinylhomoserine sulfhydrylase: protein MSQEWDAGRLDSDLDGVAFDTLAVRAGQHRTPEGEHGDPMFFTSSYVFRTAADAAARFSGEVPGNVYSRYTNPTVRAFEERIAALEGAEQAVATATGMAAILAVVMSLCSAGDHVLVSRSVFGSTISLFEKYFKRFGIEVDYVPLADLSGWDAAIKANTKLLFVESPSNPLAELVDIAALSEVAHAKGAMLVVDNCFCTPALQQPLKLGADIVVHSATKFIDGQGRCMGGVVAGRSEQMKEVVGFLRTAGPTLSPFNAWIFLKGLETLSLRMKAHCANAQALAEWLEQQDGIEKVHYAGLKSHPQHALAQRQQRGFGAVVSFEVKGGKDGAWRFIDATRLISITANLGDSKTTITHPSTTSHGRLAPQEREAAGIRDSLIRIAVGLEDVADLQADLARGLAAL from the coding sequence ATGAGTCAGGAATGGGATGCCGGTCGGTTGGACAGCGACCTCGATGGCGTAGCTTTCGATACCCTGGCTGTGCGCGCCGGCCAGCACCGCACCCCGGAAGGGGAGCACGGTGACCCGATGTTCTTCACCTCAAGCTACGTGTTCCGCACGGCGGCCGACGCTGCGGCGCGTTTTTCCGGTGAGGTGCCGGGCAACGTGTACTCGCGTTACACCAACCCGACCGTGCGCGCGTTCGAAGAGCGTATCGCGGCCCTGGAGGGCGCTGAGCAGGCTGTGGCGACCGCGACCGGCATGGCGGCCATCCTGGCGGTGGTGATGAGCCTGTGCAGCGCTGGCGACCATGTGCTGGTGTCGCGCAGCGTGTTCGGCTCGACCATCAGCCTGTTCGAGAAGTACTTCAAGCGCTTCGGTATCGAAGTGGATTACGTGCCCCTGGCGGATTTGTCCGGCTGGGATGCGGCGATCAAGGCCAATACCAAGCTGCTGTTCGTCGAATCGCCGTCGAACCCGCTGGCCGAGTTGGTCGACATTGCTGCGCTGTCCGAAGTCGCCCACGCCAAGGGTGCGATGCTGGTGGTGGATAACTGCTTCTGCACCCCGGCCTTGCAGCAACCGCTGAAGCTGGGTGCGGACATCGTGGTGCATTCGGCAACCAAGTTCATCGACGGCCAGGGCCGTTGCATGGGCGGCGTGGTGGCTGGACGCAGCGAGCAGATGAAGGAAGTGGTGGGCTTCCTGCGTACCGCCGGCCCGACCCTGAGCCCGTTCAATGCCTGGATCTTCCTCAAGGGGCTGGAAACCCTCAGCCTGCGCATGAAAGCCCATTGCGCCAACGCCCAGGCCCTGGCCGAGTGGCTGGAGCAGCAGGACGGTATCGAGAAAGTGCACTACGCTGGCCTCAAGAGCCACCCGCAACACGCCTTGGCCCAGCGCCAGCAGCGTGGTTTTGGTGCGGTGGTGAGTTTCGAAGTGAAGGGCGGCAAAGACGGCGCCTGGCGCTTTATCGATGCGACGCGCCTGATTTCCATCACTGCCAACCTGGGCGACAGCAAGACCACCATCACTCACCCGAGCACCACCTCCCACGGGCGCCTGGCGCCGCAGGAGCGTGAAGCCGCCGGTATCCGTGACAGCCTGATCCGCATCGCGGTGGGCCTGGAAGATGTCGCTGACTTGCAGGCAGACCTGGCCCGCGGGTTGGCGGCCTTGTGA
- a CDS encoding SDR family oxidoreductase, producing MEATAATNGRVALVTGAARGIGLGIAAWLISEGWQVVLTDLDRERGSKVSKVLGENAWFITMDVADEKQVAQGVAEVLGQFGRLDALVCNAAVADPRNITLESLDLAYWNRVLAVNLGGPMLLAKHCAPYLRAHGGAIVNLASTRARQSEPDTEAYAASKGGLLALTHALAMSLGPEVRVNAVSPGWIDARDPAARRAEPLTDADHAQHPAGRVGTVEDVAAMVAWLLSRQAGFVTGQEFVVDGGMSKKMIYSE from the coding sequence ATGGAGGCTACAGCGGCCACTAACGGGCGCGTTGCGCTGGTAACGGGGGCGGCGCGGGGCATTGGCCTCGGTATTGCCGCGTGGCTGATCAGCGAAGGCTGGCAGGTGGTATTGACTGACCTGGACCGCGAGCGCGGTTCCAAGGTGTCCAAGGTGCTGGGCGAGAATGCCTGGTTCATCACCATGGATGTGGCCGACGAGAAGCAAGTCGCCCAGGGTGTCGCCGAGGTGCTGGGGCAGTTCGGGCGACTCGACGCGCTGGTCTGCAATGCCGCCGTGGCTGACCCGCGCAATATCACCCTGGAAAGCCTCGATCTGGCGTACTGGAATCGCGTGCTGGCGGTGAACCTCGGCGGGCCGATGCTGTTGGCCAAGCATTGCGCGCCGTACCTGCGCGCCCACGGCGGTGCGATCGTCAACCTGGCCTCGACCCGGGCCCGTCAATCGGAGCCGGACACCGAAGCCTATGCGGCGAGCAAGGGTGGCCTGCTGGCCCTGACCCACGCCTTGGCCATGAGCCTGGGCCCGGAAGTGCGGGTCAATGCGGTCAGCCCCGGCTGGATCGATGCGCGTGATCCTGCTGCGCGCCGTGCCGAGCCGCTCACAGACGCCGATCATGCCCAGCACCCTGCGGGCAGGGTGGGCACGGTAGAGGACGTGGCGGCGATGGTAGCCTGGTTGCTGTCGCGTCAGGCCGGGTTTGTCACCGGGCAAGAGTTTGTGGTGGACGGTGGCATGAGCAAGAAGATGATTTACAGCGAGTAG
- the purF gene encoding amidophosphoribosyltransferase: MCGIVGIVGKSNVNQALYDALTVLQHRGQDAAGIVTSHDGRLFLRKDNGLVRDVFHQRHMQRLVGHMGIGHVRYPTAGSSTSAEAQPFYVNSPYGITLAHNGNLTNVEQLAKEIYESDLRHVNTSSDSEVLLNVFAHELAQRGKLQPTEEDVFAAVIDVHNRCVGGYAVVAMITGYGIVGFRDPHGIRPIVFGQRHTDEGVEYMIASESVSLDVLGFTLIRDLAPGEAVYITEDGKLHTRQCAVAPTLTPCIFEHVYLARPDSIIDGVSVYKARLRMGEKLAEKILRERPEHDIDVVIPIPDTSRTAALELANHLGVKFREGFVKNRYIGRTFIMPGQAARKKSVRQKLNAIELEFRGKNVMLVDDSIVRGTTCKQIIQMAREAGAKNVYFCSAAPAVRYPNVYGIDMPSAHELIAHNRSTQDVADLIGADWLIYQDLPDLIEAVGGGKIKIEQFDCAVFDGKYVTGDVDEAYLNKIEQARNDSSKIKTQAVSAIIDLYNN; encoded by the coding sequence ATGTGTGGCATCGTCGGTATCGTCGGTAAGTCGAACGTCAATCAGGCGCTGTATGACGCGCTAACCGTCCTCCAGCACCGCGGCCAGGACGCTGCCGGTATTGTGACCAGCCACGACGGCCGGTTATTCCTGCGCAAGGACAATGGCCTGGTGCGTGACGTGTTCCATCAGCGTCACATGCAGCGCCTCGTCGGGCACATGGGTATTGGCCATGTGCGTTACCCGACTGCCGGTAGCTCGACTTCGGCCGAAGCTCAACCGTTCTACGTCAACTCGCCTTACGGCATCACCCTGGCGCACAACGGTAACCTGACCAACGTTGAACAGCTGGCCAAGGAGATCTACGAATCTGACCTGCGCCACGTCAACACCAGTTCCGACTCGGAAGTGCTGCTCAACGTGTTCGCCCACGAACTGGCCCAGCGCGGCAAGCTGCAGCCGACCGAAGAAGACGTGTTTGCTGCCGTGATCGACGTGCACAACCGTTGCGTCGGTGGTTATGCCGTGGTGGCGATGATCACCGGGTACGGCATCGTCGGTTTCCGCGACCCCCACGGCATCCGCCCGATCGTGTTCGGCCAGCGTCACACCGACGAAGGCGTCGAGTACATGATCGCGTCCGAAAGCGTGTCCCTGGATGTACTGGGCTTTACCCTGATCCGCGACCTGGCGCCGGGCGAGGCTGTCTACATCACCGAAGACGGCAAGCTGCATACCCGCCAGTGCGCCGTTGCGCCGACGCTGACCCCGTGCATCTTCGAACACGTCTACCTGGCGCGTCCGGACTCGATCATCGACGGTGTGTCGGTCTACAAGGCGCGTCTGCGCATGGGCGAGAAGCTGGCCGAGAAGATCCTGCGCGAGCGTCCTGAGCACGACATCGATGTGGTTATCCCGATTCCGGACACCAGCCGTACCGCTGCGCTGGAGCTGGCCAACCACCTGGGCGTCAAGTTCCGCGAAGGCTTCGTCAAGAACCGCTACATCGGCCGTACGTTCATCATGCCCGGCCAGGCTGCGCGCAAGAAATCGGTGCGTCAGAAGCTCAACGCCATCGAGCTTGAGTTCCGCGGCAAGAACGTGATGCTGGTGGACGACTCCATCGTACGCGGCACCACCTGCAAGCAGATCATCCAGATGGCCCGCGAAGCCGGTGCGAAGAACGTGTACTTCTGCTCTGCTGCGCCTGCGGTGCGTTACCCGAACGTGTACGGTATCGACATGCCGAGCGCCCACGAGCTGATTGCACATAATCGTTCGACCCAGGACGTGGCCGACCTGATCGGCGCCGACTGGCTGATCTACCAGGACCTGCCGGACCTGATCGAAGCGGTTGGCGGGGGCAAGATCAAGATCGAGCAGTTCGACTGTGCCGTGTTCGACGGCAAGTACGTGACCGGAGATGTCGACGAGGCTTACCTGAACAAGATCGAGCAGGCGCGTAACGACTCGTCCAAGATCAAGACCCAGGCGGTCAGCGCGATCATCGACCTGTACAACAACTGA
- a CDS encoding phosphoribosylanthranilate isomerase: MSAVRSKICGITRIEDALAAVEAGADAIGLVFYAKSPRAVNVLQARAIIAALPPFVTTVGLFVNASRCELNETLDAVPLDMLQFHGDETPDECESYQRPYIKALRVKTGDDIAAACAAYIGARGILLDTYVEGVPGGTGEAFDWSLIPEGLSKPIILAGGLNPANVGAAIEQVRPYAVDVSGGVEQGKGIKDHNRIRAFMQAVRNSSGGM, translated from the coding sequence ATGTCAGCCGTTCGCAGCAAGATTTGCGGGATTACCCGCATAGAAGATGCGCTGGCGGCAGTCGAGGCAGGGGCCGATGCCATCGGTCTGGTGTTTTATGCCAAAAGCCCGCGCGCGGTGAATGTGCTGCAGGCGCGGGCCATCATTGCGGCGCTGCCGCCTTTCGTGACCACCGTGGGCTTGTTCGTCAACGCCAGTCGCTGCGAACTCAATGAAACCCTGGATGCGGTGCCGCTGGACATGCTGCAGTTCCATGGCGATGAAACGCCTGATGAGTGTGAAAGTTATCAGCGCCCGTACATCAAGGCGTTGCGGGTCAAGACGGGCGACGATATCGCCGCGGCGTGTGCCGCGTATATCGGCGCTCGCGGGATCCTGCTCGACACCTACGTCGAAGGCGTACCGGGTGGTACGGGTGAGGCGTTCGATTGGTCGCTGATTCCCGAGGGGTTGAGCAAGCCGATCATCCTGGCCGGTGGGCTCAACCCTGCGAACGTCGGGGCTGCCATCGAGCAGGTGCGGCCGTATGCCGTGGACGTCAGCGGTGGGGTGGAGCAGGGCAAGGGCATCAAGGATCACAACAGGATTCGCGCATTCATGCAGGCCGTGCGCAACAGCAGTGGCGGGATGTGA
- the accD gene encoding acetyl-CoA carboxylase, carboxyltransferase subunit beta: MSNWLVDKLIPSIMRSEVKKSSVPEGLWHKCPSCDAVLYRPELEKTLDVCPKCNHHMRIGARARIDIFLDADGRNELGADLEPVDRLKFRDSKKYKDRLVGAQKQTGEKDALISVSGKLLGMPVVVSAFEFSFMGGSMGAIVGERFVRAANYALENRCPMICFAASGGARMQEALISLMQMAKTSAVLARLREEGIPFISVLTDPVYGGVSASLAMLGDVIVGEPKALIGFAGPRVIEQTVREKLPEGFQRSEFLLEHGAIDLIIPRGELRPRLGNLLAQMMGLPTPVYVAPKVEPIVVPPVPANL, from the coding sequence ATGAGCAACTGGTTAGTAGACAAACTGATCCCTTCGATCATGCGTTCCGAGGTGAAGAAAAGCTCGGTTCCTGAAGGTCTGTGGCACAAGTGCCCGTCCTGCGACGCGGTGCTGTACCGCCCGGAGCTGGAAAAGACCCTGGATGTTTGCCCCAAGTGCAATCACCACATGCGTATCGGCGCGCGCGCGCGCATCGACATCTTCCTGGATGCCGATGGCCGCAACGAACTGGGCGCTGACCTGGAGCCGGTCGACCGTCTCAAGTTCCGCGACAGCAAGAAGTACAAGGACCGTCTGGTCGGTGCGCAGAAGCAGACCGGCGAGAAGGACGCGCTGATCTCGGTCAGCGGCAAGCTGCTGGGCATGCCGGTGGTGGTCTCGGCCTTCGAGTTTTCCTTCATGGGCGGTTCCATGGGCGCCATCGTCGGTGAGCGCTTTGTGCGTGCAGCCAATTACGCCCTGGAAAACCGTTGCCCGATGATCTGCTTCGCCGCCTCCGGTGGTGCGCGTATGCAGGAAGCGCTGATCTCCCTGATGCAAATGGCCAAGACCTCGGCGGTACTGGCGCGTCTGCGCGAAGAAGGCATTCCGTTCATCTCGGTACTGACCGACCCGGTCTACGGCGGCGTTTCCGCCAGCCTGGCGATGCTCGGCGATGTGATCGTCGGCGAGCCCAAGGCGCTGATCGGTTTTGCCGGCCCGCGTGTGATCGAGCAAACCGTGCGCGAGAAGCTGCCGGAAGGCTTCCAGCGCAGCGAGTTCCTGCTGGAGCACGGCGCTATTGACCTGATCATCCCGCGTGGCGAGCTGCGTCCACGTCTGGGTAACTTGCTGGCGCAAATGATGGGCCTGCCGACGCCTGTGTACGTCGCGCCTAAAGTCGAGCCAATCGTCGTGCCGCCGGTGCCTGCAAACCTATGA